Proteins encoded together in one uncultured Desulfosarcina sp. window:
- a CDS encoding anaerobic ribonucleoside-triphosphate reductase activating protein has product MFLAGIQKNSFIDYPGKISCVLFTTGCNFVCPYCHNADLARGEYPQRIGLDEVTAFLQSRQGMLEGVVITGGEPTLHDWVVDLCQTIKSLNYPVKLDTNGSRPDVLDHLLQKKLVDFVAMDIKAPLEDYDPFCRSPRIKETLSASIRHIMASAPDYEFRTTCAAPFATRESIETIARTIEGARCYVLQKFNRRAACLDPEFNRRQDPTVFADEMKRFRSLATPFVQRCTIR; this is encoded by the coding sequence ATGTTTCTGGCCGGCATCCAGAAAAACTCGTTCATCGACTACCCCGGCAAGATCAGCTGCGTGCTCTTCACCACCGGATGCAATTTTGTCTGCCCCTACTGCCACAATGCCGATCTGGCCCGCGGCGAATACCCGCAGCGAATCGGACTGGATGAAGTCACCGCTTTTCTGCAATCCCGCCAGGGAATGCTGGAAGGGGTGGTCATCACCGGCGGCGAGCCGACTTTGCACGACTGGGTTGTCGATCTGTGCCAGACCATCAAATCCCTGAACTACCCCGTCAAACTTGACACCAACGGCAGCCGACCCGATGTGCTCGACCACCTGTTGCAAAAAAAACTGGTGGACTTCGTAGCCATGGACATCAAGGCGCCCCTGGAAGATTACGATCCCTTTTGCCGGTCCCCCCGCATCAAAGAAACACTGTCGGCGAGCATCCGCCACATTATGGCATCCGCCCCGGACTATGAGTTCCGGACCACCTGCGCCGCACCTTTTGCCACCCGCGAATCCATCGAAACCATCGCCCGAACCATCGAAGGGGCCCGGTGTTACGTGCTGCAGAAATTCAACCGGCGCGCCGCCTGTCTGGACCCCGAGTTCAACCGGCGGCAGGATCCAACCGTTTTCGCCGATGAAATGAAACGATTCCGGTCCCTTGCCACCCCCTTTGTCCAGCGCTGCACCATCCGGTAG